From a single Gimesia fumaroli genomic region:
- a CDS encoding DUF7873 family protein produces MSKLNQIIAVANGKKTKTTREITESYKKVQKSALFEGISRTYQPIDDEGETFPPEKKNIQYSVPKAIEEVSKSLAGLFDIVATQDWANTQAKADIVVDEQTILSDVPVTYMLFLEKQLQDVQTFVSSLPVLDPAENWQWSDAANCYGSEVTQTNKTKKVLRNHVKAEATEHHPAQVETYSEDVVVGKWNTIKFSGAVPATEKNSMLERVGRLIDAVKFARETANMTEVTSVDVSRPIFNYLFQTTISAE; encoded by the coding sequence ATGTCAAAACTCAATCAAATCATTGCCGTTGCTAACGGCAAGAAAACTAAGACCACGCGCGAGATCACGGAATCCTACAAGAAAGTTCAGAAGTCTGCCCTGTTTGAAGGAATCTCGCGGACTTATCAGCCCATTGATGACGAGGGGGAAACGTTCCCGCCGGAAAAGAAAAACATCCAGTATTCTGTTCCGAAAGCCATTGAAGAGGTCTCGAAATCTCTGGCTGGTTTATTTGATATTGTGGCGACGCAGGATTGGGCGAATACCCAGGCCAAGGCCGATATTGTCGTTGATGAGCAGACTATTCTGAGCGATGTGCCTGTGACTTATATGCTGTTCCTGGAGAAGCAGTTACAGGACGTACAAACTTTTGTTTCGTCACTCCCCGTGCTTGATCCTGCTGAAAACTGGCAGTGGTCGGACGCCGCAAACTGCTATGGCAGCGAAGTCACGCAAACCAACAAGACTAAAAAGGTCTTGCGAAACCATGTGAAAGCGGAAGCGACCGAACACCATCCCGCGCAGGTGGAGACCTACAGCGAAGATGTTGTGGTTGGAAAATGGAACACAATCAAATTTTCGGGCGCGGTGCCGGCGACTGAAAAGAACTCGATGCTGGAACGCGTGGGGCGGTTGATTGATGCGGTCAAATTTGCACGCGAGACGGCCAACATGACGGAGGTGACCTCGGTCGATGTATCGCGGCCAATCTTCAACTATCTGTTCCAGACGACGATCTCGGCTGAATAA
- a CDS encoding DUF6940 family protein, translated as MWNVQVNQPTDHRILRFTVENESDPVSYADVLNLWQQDTEFCAWFVSVLADAPFSAFRWETPPVSTKTIDRPFEFVLIDSPGLAEYPDEKTFATHFCDADDTGVVVFPNLRKDATLVVPCPLVAATAYGHLAAFIREAPELQKRELWKAVGTAMQKRFSSKPVWLSTAGAGVSWLHVRLDDRPKYYHYQAYRGMESNGFN; from the coding sequence ATGTGGAATGTTCAAGTCAATCAGCCGACTGACCATCGCATTCTCAGATTCACCGTTGAGAATGAATCTGATCCCGTCTCGTATGCGGACGTTCTCAATCTCTGGCAGCAGGACACGGAATTTTGCGCCTGGTTCGTCTCTGTGTTAGCAGACGCTCCTTTTTCTGCTTTTCGCTGGGAGACGCCGCCTGTCTCGACGAAAACTATCGACAGACCCTTTGAATTCGTGCTGATTGACAGCCCGGGGCTGGCAGAATATCCGGACGAAAAGACATTCGCGACGCATTTTTGTGATGCTGATGATACCGGGGTCGTTGTTTTTCCGAATCTGAGAAAAGATGCGACTCTGGTGGTGCCTTGCCCCCTGGTCGCGGCAACGGCCTACGGGCATCTGGCGGCTTTTATTCGCGAGGCTCCTGAACTGCAGAAACGGGAATTGTGGAAAGCCGTTGGTACGGCAATGCAGAAGCGGTTCAGTTCAAAACCGGTCTGGCTGAGTACTGCGGGGGCCGGTGTTTCCTGGCTGCATGTTCGGCTCGATGATCGTCCTAAGTATTATCACTATCAAGCATATCGAGGGATGGAATCGAATGGATTCAATTAA
- the pckA gene encoding phosphoenolpyruvate carboxykinase (ATP), with protein MESFDLSEHGINVDWVMRNPDPSMLYEEAIRFEPGASISDTGALIAYSGEKTGRSPKDKRVVKHKSSEEDIWWGDVNYPLDQHAFYCNRERATDYLNICPHLYVIDAFAGWDPEYQIKVRVICSRPYHALFMHNMLIRPTEEQLKDFGKPDYVIYNAGTFPANRFTTGMTSKTSVDLSIEDGEIVILGTEYAGEMKKGIFTVMNYLMPKRGILSMHCSATADKQTGRSSVLFGLSGTGKTTLSADPKRYLIGDDEHCWTDNGVFNIEGGCYAKAIYLSRENEPEIFQALRYGSVLENVVYDESHHHVDFNDTSFTQNTRGAYPIEYMPSAKIPCVSDHPTDVIFLTCDAFGVLPPVSKLTPAQAMYHFISGYTAKVAGTEMGVNEPEATFSPCFGGPFLVWHPGKYADLLAEKITKYNANVWLVNTGWNGGAYGVGNRISLQHTRAIIDAIHSGTLNHAPTEVDPIFGTATVTKCPDVDSKMLVPHNSWADQSAYKATAIKLATKFNENFMKYASGVSEEVLAAAPRV; from the coding sequence ATGGAGTCGTTCGATCTGTCCGAGCATGGAATCAATGTGGATTGGGTGATGCGAAATCCCGATCCCTCGATGCTGTATGAAGAAGCAATTCGTTTTGAACCTGGTGCTTCCATTTCAGATACGGGCGCCTTGATTGCTTACTCTGGTGAAAAGACAGGCCGTTCTCCTAAAGATAAACGCGTCGTCAAACATAAAAGCTCGGAAGAAGATATCTGGTGGGGCGATGTGAATTACCCCCTTGATCAGCATGCCTTTTATTGCAACCGGGAACGGGCCACCGATTATTTGAATATCTGCCCGCACTTGTATGTGATTGACGCCTTCGCCGGCTGGGACCCTGAATATCAGATTAAGGTGCGTGTGATCTGCTCGCGTCCCTATCACGCGTTGTTTATGCATAACATGCTGATTCGTCCGACCGAAGAACAACTGAAAGATTTCGGTAAACCTGACTATGTGATTTATAACGCGGGCACGTTTCCCGCCAACCGTTTCACAACCGGCATGACGTCCAAAACCAGCGTGGACCTGAGTATTGAAGACGGCGAGATTGTGATTCTCGGAACCGAATACGCGGGGGAGATGAAGAAGGGTATTTTCACAGTGATGAATTACCTGATGCCCAAACGCGGGATTCTATCGATGCACTGCTCGGCGACTGCTGATAAGCAGACGGGGCGTTCTTCGGTTCTATTTGGTCTGTCAGGTACCGGAAAAACAACGCTCTCTGCTGATCCGAAACGATATCTGATTGGCGACGACGAACATTGCTGGACTGATAACGGCGTATTCAATATTGAAGGTGGCTGTTACGCGAAAGCCATTTATCTTTCGCGGGAAAATGAGCCGGAAATCTTCCAGGCACTGCGTTACGGTTCGGTATTAGAAAACGTGGTGTATGATGAATCGCACCATCACGTCGATTTCAACGATACCAGCTTCACACAAAATACACGCGGCGCGTATCCGATTGAGTATATGCCCAGTGCCAAAATTCCGTGTGTTTCCGACCATCCGACTGATGTGATTTTCCTCACCTGTGATGCATTTGGGGTTTTGCCCCCGGTCAGCAAGCTGACCCCAGCGCAAGCCATGTATCATTTTATCAGCGGTTACACTGCGAAGGTCGCAGGCACAGAAATGGGTGTGAACGAACCCGAGGCGACGTTCTCTCCCTGTTTTGGCGGGCCGTTCCTGGTCTGGCATCCGGGAAAATATGCGGATCTGTTGGCAGAAAAGATTACGAAGTACAACGCGAATGTCTGGCTGGTCAATACCGGCTGGAACGGCGGCGCGTACGGCGTGGGGAATCGGATCAGTCTGCAGCACACGCGGGCGATTATCGACGCCATTCATTCGGGAACGCTGAATCACGCGCCAACCGAAGTCGACCCGATTTTTGGAACGGCGACAGTGACGAAGTGTCCTGATGTTGATTCCAAGATGCTGGTGCCTCATAATTCCTGGGCAGATCAAAGTGCCTACAAAGCGACCGCAATTAAACTGGCAACCAAGTTTAACGAGAATTTCATGAAATACGCGTCCGGTGTTTCGGAAGAAGTTCTCGCTGCGGCGCCGCGGGTTTAG
- a CDS encoding PepSY domain-containing protein — MSTTTNQHPAISDSQSVTTENMDAPKPTVKRKSNASKSWNTTMKLVRRVHLYSGLFMFPWVLLYGVTGMFFNHPRWFTGDNVQSFVAAEVSKNELAQLPASDSLAEKIVASLNEQLKETQDPEVVLTDLRTPHYSGDLTYTVNAEEVSHTVSINPVTGDGEIRTTKAVPEADQPVETPNPLQGIRRVEIESNPLLVAKNAVPAVLENLDLPSGEANTGRRAASLTFSAEVDGEPVAIVYNLGNGFIATTHEDAELPMNSKSFLQRLHLSRGFSPHWNFKTLWGLMVDMMFLSMVFWGISGLFMWWQIKRTRLLGGGFIIASLAITAFFIIGMHDSLTVAGNRRGGGNRGPGAAAAGGRNGQQASTQNPGRGGNRGRGGAGGNRGGHQHGTNAASGQERNEDDVLFEELEQMLLEQERVEKTQSGSAERSKAE; from the coding sequence ATGTCTACAACCACAAATCAACATCCCGCGATCAGCGATTCACAATCTGTAACGACAGAAAACATGGATGCTCCTAAGCCAACGGTGAAACGCAAAAGCAATGCGTCAAAAAGTTGGAATACGACCATGAAACTGGTCCGGAGAGTCCATCTCTATTCCGGTCTGTTCATGTTTCCCTGGGTGTTGCTCTACGGTGTGACGGGAATGTTCTTTAATCATCCGCGTTGGTTTACTGGAGACAACGTCCAGTCTTTCGTAGCCGCTGAAGTCAGTAAAAATGAACTGGCACAACTACCAGCCTCCGACAGTCTGGCAGAAAAAATTGTTGCTTCATTAAATGAGCAGCTCAAAGAAACGCAAGATCCTGAAGTTGTTCTCACTGACCTCCGCACTCCGCACTATAGCGGCGACTTGACTTACACTGTCAACGCAGAAGAGGTTTCGCATACCGTGTCTATTAATCCAGTGACCGGTGATGGTGAGATTCGAACGACTAAAGCAGTTCCCGAAGCAGACCAACCGGTAGAAACACCAAACCCGCTCCAGGGAATTCGCCGCGTCGAGATCGAGAGCAACCCGTTGCTGGTAGCAAAAAACGCGGTCCCCGCTGTCCTGGAAAATTTAGACCTTCCTTCGGGCGAAGCCAATACCGGGCGTCGCGCCGCCAGTCTAACGTTCTCAGCAGAAGTCGATGGGGAACCAGTTGCCATCGTATATAACCTGGGAAATGGGTTTATCGCAACCACGCATGAAGATGCGGAACTCCCCATGAACAGCAAGTCATTCCTTCAGCGACTCCACTTAAGCCGTGGATTCTCTCCGCACTGGAATTTCAAAACGCTCTGGGGATTAATGGTCGACATGATGTTTCTCTCAATGGTCTTTTGGGGAATATCAGGCCTGTTTATGTGGTGGCAGATCAAACGGACTCGATTACTGGGCGGTGGGTTTATCATCGCCAGCCTTGCTATTACCGCCTTTTTTATCATCGGCATGCACGATAGTTTAACCGTTGCTGGAAACCGCCGGGGCGGCGGAAATCGAGGACCGGGAGCAGCTGCCGCCGGGGGGAGAAATGGACAACAAGCCTCTACACAGAATCCAGGCAGAGGTGGAAACCGAGGTCGAGGCGGCGCTGGAGGAAATCGTGGTGGCCACCAACACGGCACTAACGCAGCCAGTGGACAGGAACGTAACGAAGATGACGTTTTGTTCGAGGAATTAGAACAGATGTTGCTGGAACAAGAACGTGTTGAAAAAACACAAAGCGGATCTGCCGAACGGTCTAAAGCCGAGTAA
- a CDS encoding DUF1559 domain-containing protein encodes MCSIASRRYQRGFTLIELLVVIAIIAILIALLLPAVQQAREAARRAQCKNNLKQIALAMHNYESTHTTFPPIGASISYGFSAQAQLLPYCDQANLHGLIDFDIPLGRPDSGFNPPHDTTAEIPIPFFTCPSDTVSPVKPVTFSRGSSSGTFTRAGLNYAINVGSGTGNNASYGDPTDGIAWSGSKVKFRDITDGTSNTVAFAETLMGPGQDFSGSVTDRNQVQKLMAQGSGRNLSDMQAFRDRTLTENPDAFIASVSDWKGTRGSLWISGFGSGGGAINGWYVPNSPYPDLSIRAYLISGPRSNHTGIANVALCDGSVRGISENINVEIMHDLFSRNDGNVLGEF; translated from the coding sequence ATGTGCTCCATCGCGTCACGCCGGTATCAGCGCGGCTTTACGCTGATTGAACTACTTGTCGTCATCGCCATTATTGCAATTCTGATTGCACTCCTGCTCCCTGCCGTTCAACAGGCTCGTGAAGCAGCCCGACGTGCCCAATGCAAAAACAACCTCAAGCAAATTGCCTTGGCGATGCACAACTATGAGAGCACACATACGACGTTTCCTCCCATTGGCGCCTCCATCAGTTATGGCTTCTCAGCCCAGGCTCAGCTTCTCCCCTATTGTGACCAGGCCAACCTGCACGGACTGATCGACTTTGACATTCCCCTTGGTCGGCCCGATAGTGGATTTAATCCGCCCCACGATACCACCGCGGAAATTCCCATCCCCTTCTTCACCTGCCCAAGTGATACAGTGTCGCCGGTCAAACCGGTCACATTCAGCCGAGGCAGCAGCAGTGGAACTTTCACTCGCGCCGGACTCAACTACGCCATCAACGTCGGTAGTGGAACCGGTAACAACGCCAGCTATGGTGATCCGACTGATGGAATCGCCTGGTCAGGATCGAAAGTCAAATTTCGAGATATCACGGATGGCACATCAAATACCGTTGCTTTCGCGGAAACCCTGATGGGACCGGGACAGGATTTCAGCGGCTCAGTCACAGATCGAAATCAGGTTCAAAAACTCATGGCACAAGGTTCCGGCCGAAATCTCTCAGATATGCAGGCATTTCGTGATCGAACTCTGACAGAAAACCCTGACGCCTTTATTGCTTCCGTAAGCGACTGGAAAGGAACTCGCGGCAGTCTCTGGATCTCCGGCTTTGGAAGTGGTGGCGGTGCGATCAATGGCTGGTATGTGCCTAACAGTCCCTATCCCGATTTATCAATTCGAGCCTATCTGATTTCAGGACCACGCAGCAATCACACCGGCATTGCAAATGTCGCTCTCTGCGATGGGAGTGTCCGAGGTATCAGCGAGAATATCAACGTCGAAATTATGCATGATCTGTTCTCACGAAATGACGGTAATGTATTAGGCGAATTCTAA
- a CDS encoding NAD-dependent epimerase/dehydratase family protein translates to MNVLVTGGGGFLGLYIVEQLVDAGETVRVFCRGEYPRLQELNVETVQGDIRDAEAVLRACEGIETVYHTAAVSGIWGAWDYFYSINTQGTLNVLEACQKQGVTRLVYTSSPSVVYDGAAHENATEKLPYSEHYLCHYPHTKMLAEKAVLAANGEQGLATVALRPHLIWGPRDNHLIPRLIQRAKSGRLRQVGDGTNLISMSYVENAAAAHLQAAARLFADSPVGGQAYFINEPEPVLIWEWINQLLSLAGLPPVQKKISVKAAQRIGGVLEFVYRMLHLPGEPPMTRFLASQLSSSHYYDISRARHDFGYQPIVDFEEAMRRMEPELKRLAAQ, encoded by the coding sequence ATGAACGTACTCGTTACCGGGGGAGGCGGCTTCCTTGGTCTGTATATTGTGGAGCAACTGGTCGATGCAGGGGAGACGGTCCGCGTCTTCTGCCGTGGTGAGTATCCGCGTCTTCAAGAACTAAACGTGGAAACGGTCCAGGGAGATATTCGTGATGCGGAAGCTGTCTTGCGGGCCTGTGAAGGAATCGAGACGGTTTATCATACGGCAGCGGTCTCCGGTATCTGGGGAGCGTGGGATTATTTCTACAGCATCAATACGCAGGGAACACTGAATGTTCTCGAAGCCTGTCAAAAGCAGGGCGTGACTCGCTTGGTTTACACGAGCTCTCCCAGTGTGGTTTATGACGGAGCCGCGCATGAGAACGCGACGGAAAAATTGCCGTACAGCGAGCATTATCTCTGTCATTATCCGCATACTAAAATGCTTGCGGAAAAAGCAGTTTTGGCTGCCAACGGAGAACAGGGTCTGGCGACGGTGGCGCTTCGACCGCATTTAATCTGGGGGCCTCGCGATAATCATTTGATTCCCCGATTAATTCAACGCGCCAAATCCGGTCGCTTGCGACAGGTGGGAGACGGGACCAATCTGATTTCGATGAGCTACGTAGAGAACGCCGCCGCTGCGCACTTACAGGCGGCGGCCCGGTTGTTTGCTGATTCTCCTGTGGGTGGGCAGGCTTATTTTATCAATGAGCCGGAACCGGTTTTAATCTGGGAGTGGATTAATCAGCTGTTGAGTCTGGCAGGATTGCCGCCGGTACAAAAAAAGATTTCCGTGAAAGCGGCCCAGCGGATTGGTGGCGTTCTGGAATTTGTGTACCGTATGCTGCATCTGCCTGGTGAACCGCCGATGACGCGATTTCTGGCATCACAATTGAGCAGTTCGCATTATTACGATATCAGTCGCGCCCGGCATGATTTTGGTTATCAGCCCATTGTCGATTTTGAAGAAGCGATGCGGCGCATGGAGCCGGAATTGAAGCGTCTCGCTGCACAATAG
- a CDS encoding DUF2149 domain-containing protein: MPLKQPRKLTGHRRLLEKQEDDPLSSVANLFDVAMVFAVALLLAMVSHFHLEDLLQTQDVTILKNPGTSKMEVIRRKGKVIEHSRISQNSIQGEGQRLGTAYRLKTGQVVYVPEAE; encoded by the coding sequence ATGCCCTTAAAGCAACCTAGAAAATTGACTGGCCACCGCCGCCTGCTGGAAAAACAGGAAGACGACCCCCTCAGTAGTGTCGCAAATCTGTTCGACGTAGCGATGGTCTTTGCGGTCGCGTTACTTCTGGCGATGGTCTCGCATTTCCATCTGGAAGACCTGCTACAAACTCAGGATGTCACCATCCTCAAAAACCCGGGTACATCCAAGATGGAAGTCATCCGCCGTAAAGGTAAAGTCATCGAACACTCCCGCATCAGCCAGAACTCAATTCAGGGAGAAGGCCAGCGTCTGGGAACCGCCTACCGCCTCAAAACCGGCCAGGTTGTTTATGTGCCCGAAGCCGAATAA
- a CDS encoding endonuclease V, with the protein MKLVLDVHYRDDDFAKVAGILFQEWESDAVEATLVKTIPQIAPYEPGSFFKRELPCLLELIHDIDHPLETIVIDGFVTLGQDQRPGLGAHLFHQLNEQIPVIGVAKSRFANTPDETRIYRGESQNPLYVTSLGISLSEAKCKITTMHGAFRFPTLLKRVDQICRADDEITET; encoded by the coding sequence TTGAAACTGGTCCTCGACGTACATTACCGAGACGATGATTTCGCGAAGGTAGCTGGCATTTTGTTTCAAGAATGGGAATCGGATGCTGTTGAAGCAACTCTGGTAAAAACTATTCCCCAGATCGCTCCTTACGAACCCGGCAGTTTTTTCAAACGAGAACTTCCCTGCCTGCTGGAACTGATTCATGACATTGACCATCCTCTGGAAACCATCGTCATCGACGGCTTCGTTACGCTGGGACAGGACCAACGGCCCGGCCTGGGAGCGCACCTCTTTCACCAGCTGAACGAGCAAATTCCTGTCATCGGTGTCGCCAAATCTCGTTTCGCGAATACCCCCGATGAAACCCGCATCTATCGGGGAGAAAGTCAGAATCCACTCTACGTGACTTCTCTCGGCATTTCACTCTCCGAGGCAAAATGCAAAATCACCACGATGCACGGAGCGTTTCGTTTCCCCACGCTGCTCAAACGTGTTGACCAGATCTGTAGAGCAGACGACGAAATAACTGAAACCTGA
- a CDS encoding fatty acid CoA ligase family protein, producing MSTQRNIADRLHQSAQAWPHQKAVVFPAGKDKQGRYAYSSMTFQQLDQESDRLARGLIQLGVQPGTRMALMVRPSLEFIALTFALFKSGAVIILIDPGMGGKNIIRCLSEVEPEGFVAIPLAQLIRKLKRRSFPKARLNVTMGKPVLTSGIDYQWLLGGNWEPFEMVQRTMTDPAAIIFTSGSTGPPKGVAYEHGMFWSQVDLLRDYYQIQPGEVDLPGFPLFALFNSAMGVTTVVPDMNPTKPAQVHPEKIIQQINDQGVTQAFGSPAMWNRIGRYCERHQIQLPSLKRVLSAGAPVPVHVIKRMRKTFVNPETDINTPYGATESLPVASICGSEVLEETSAQTASGAGTCVGTPFPGVQVKIIEIHNEPIACIEQANELSPGNIGEIIVQGPMATREYFQRPEATQLAKIPDGERFWHRMGDVGYRDAAGKLWFCGRKAHMVHTASGPMFTICCEAIFNQHPHIYRSALVGVGAAGAQKPVIIVEPEQGDFPESQSARDQLTQELLALGQANPLTESIETILFHHSLPVDIRHNVKIFREKLAPWAEKQIR from the coding sequence ATGTCTACACAACGTAATATTGCCGACCGGCTCCATCAGTCAGCTCAAGCCTGGCCTCATCAAAAAGCAGTTGTCTTTCCGGCAGGAAAAGATAAACAGGGGCGTTATGCTTACAGTAGTATGACGTTTCAACAGCTTGATCAGGAGAGTGATCGGCTGGCCCGCGGCTTGATTCAGCTTGGTGTGCAACCTGGAACGCGGATGGCATTAATGGTGCGTCCCAGCCTGGAATTCATCGCACTTACCTTTGCGTTGTTCAAATCGGGTGCTGTGATTATTCTGATCGATCCCGGCATGGGCGGAAAAAATATCATTCGCTGTTTATCGGAAGTCGAACCCGAGGGGTTCGTGGCGATTCCACTGGCGCAGCTGATTCGCAAACTGAAACGACGCTCGTTTCCCAAAGCCCGTTTGAATGTGACTATGGGCAAACCGGTTTTGACATCGGGGATTGACTATCAATGGTTACTCGGCGGAAACTGGGAACCGTTTGAGATGGTTCAGCGGACGATGACCGACCCGGCTGCAATTATCTTTACCAGTGGGAGTACCGGCCCGCCTAAAGGGGTGGCGTACGAACATGGAATGTTCTGGTCGCAGGTCGATCTGTTACGCGATTATTATCAGATTCAGCCAGGCGAAGTCGATCTGCCGGGTTTTCCTCTGTTTGCTTTGTTCAATTCCGCGATGGGTGTCACGACGGTTGTTCCCGATATGAATCCGACGAAGCCAGCACAGGTACACCCGGAGAAAATCATTCAGCAGATTAACGATCAGGGGGTGACGCAGGCCTTTGGTTCACCGGCCATGTGGAACCGGATCGGCCGTTATTGTGAACGGCATCAGATACAACTGCCTTCGTTAAAGCGGGTCCTGTCTGCGGGAGCGCCAGTTCCCGTGCATGTGATCAAACGCATGCGGAAAACGTTTGTGAATCCGGAAACGGATATCAATACACCTTATGGCGCCACCGAATCGTTGCCGGTCGCTTCGATTTGCGGAAGTGAGGTATTGGAGGAGACTTCAGCTCAGACCGCCTCCGGTGCCGGGACCTGTGTGGGAACTCCCTTTCCGGGAGTACAGGTGAAAATTATTGAAATTCACAACGAGCCGATTGCGTGCATCGAACAGGCCAACGAACTTTCCCCAGGGAATATCGGAGAAATCATCGTACAGGGGCCGATGGCGACGCGCGAATATTTTCAACGACCTGAGGCAACTCAACTGGCGAAAATACCTGATGGCGAGCGATTCTGGCATCGGATGGGAGATGTCGGTTATCGTGATGCGGCCGGCAAGCTCTGGTTCTGTGGTCGCAAAGCACATATGGTCCATACTGCAAGCGGGCCGATGTTTACGATTTGCTGTGAAGCGATTTTTAATCAGCATCCGCACATCTATCGCAGTGCCCTGGTGGGAGTCGGCGCAGCAGGGGCACAGAAGCCGGTGATCATAGTGGAGCCAGAGCAGGGGGACTTTCCTGAAAGCCAGTCCGCCCGCGATCAGCTGACACAGGAACTATTGGCGTTAGGGCAGGCCAATCCCTTGACCGAGTCGATTGAAACAATTTTATTTCATCATTCGTTGCCTGTAGATATTCGGCATAATGTAAAAATCTTCCGTGAAAAACTGGCACCCTGGGCAGAGAAACAGATCCGATGA